DNA from Corvus hawaiiensis isolate bCorHaw1 chromosome 28, bCorHaw1.pri.cur, whole genome shotgun sequence:
CACACACAGCAAGCAAATACTGACCAGTGGGCATTCTACTGACCCCAGAGAaagtccctgctgctgcatgaCTCGAGACACAAGGATCTGCTTCTATGATGGAGAATTCAGCCTTGAATTTCCCAAGCAGATCCTACAGCCAGTGAATTCTGTAGTGGCTCAGGAAGGCGAATATCCCCAATTCAGGTTCTGTAATTTGctggcagcaaagctgctgtaAACTTACCTTGCAAACTATCATGAACATGGTGAAAAAGAAGATGAGGTTGGCCTCAGAGATGGGGAGCCAGTGAGTCTGCTGCAGAGTGAAGAGGACTGTGCCGTACAGACTGGCCTTTGTAGggctggaagagaaagaaagaggtttCCTGGAAGGTTTGCACCCAGCCTTGACTGGTTCTTTCCATTCTATTCTTGGTCTGACTGGGAATTTCCAGGCTGAGGACTTACAAGGACATATGAagaatttcatttgtttctggCTTCCAGACCCCACGCAGCAGCTGCTCAAAGTTTGACATCAAGGCCACACCAGAACCTGTGAGACAGAGAAACCTGTCAAAGAGCTGGAAGTGCCACAGCAGAGGGCTCTGGATCCTCAAGGGAGAAGAATAACACAGGGGGACAAAGGCTTCTCAACATTCTCCCCAAATTTAAAAGTTAGCCTAAACCAATAGAGCAGGGCAAACACTTTCTTGTCTTTCTACCAAGTGGTTCCTGATGCAGGGAAGGGACATTTGCCTCTTGCAGTTACTGATGCTCAAATGCTTGCTCTAAACACACTCTAAAGGAAAACTGACCGGCAGAACCCCCTGAAAAGACCCAGGTGAGGTCAGAGACCACGGGGGAAAGAATAAAGAACTCCTGACTCCAGATCTTGAACCACTCCACGAGGATGCACAAACACCTGTGTGCTGGGAACCTGAGCGACTCAGCccacatcccctccctgctgcttcccctgAGCTGCCCCCAGACTGTCCCAGCCCTCCCTGTAGCCTCTGGAGCATCTCAGGTGTCACCTTTGACCCATCCCGTGGCCATCATCACGAACCACCCGTGGTGGTACAGGTGGTGGGCGTGGTGCACCCCGGCCGCGATCTTGCGCACTCGGACCACCTCCTTCATGGCCACGAAGATGAGCTTCACGGGCAGGAAGCTGACACACTTGTAGAAGAGGTTCATGGGACAGAAGAACATCAAGTACCTGCAAAAAGACCACAGATTTGTTCTGATTTGGGATATGCAGAGAGGGGTAGTGTGGCAGACTGAGTTATGGCAGGTGGGggtgaaggaggagaaaaatttaaaaccaaaaaaaatttcttaatttcatAGTTAATTCTAAAAGGAAACCAGCATGCAGCAAAGCTTCTCTATAACAACTCAGTGAGCCCTCAGTAACTCAGAGAGCCCTCACTACCAATACTCCATCTTGAATAAAAACCAAtaattttaattcagaattttttagAAGTTTGTGTCTTGTACGGTCCAGAAGCATCAGTTCATATACAAGAAGAAGCTACATATACTGACATGACATTACAGACAGAGGACAGATTTcaaatgctcttttttccaGAAGACTCCCATATTTTTCAACCCTGAAAGATGatctttctctttattttctcaaGTAGAGAAAAGTAGGTGGCTGAGGGATTTAGTCTGAGGCTTCTGTTTATGAAAATTTCATTCATAACGTTTCCCAACAGTGCTCATTCTGCCACACAAAAGTACCTACAACCCGTACACACCGAGGGACTTAAAGGTTAATTTGTGGACATTTCACCAACACAACGAATGAAGTGCCCTCAAATCTTCAGGATGTGCCACTCCTCACTCTGTGTGGGATcagtgggtgctgctgctcctgcggTTTGGCCCTggctcagcagtggctgctATGAATAGAAGTGCCCCAGCCCAGATAATCACAGCATTAGGCAACTGGTCAGGGAAACTGGGAACTAGAGCCAGGAATGCAAGAGCCTCACAGACTTCCTTACCCcacctctgctctccccagttAATCCCAGCGAGATCAGAGCTGGGTCACACAGGAAGAACATCTCCCTCCACGTCTCCCTCCTCACCggagctctgggcacagccagggcgTCTCGTGCCACATCAGGAAGGGTGGAGGGGACTCACCACACTCCTGTGGCCAGGATGACACTGGAGTTGTGGCTGAAGTAGCCAATGGGTGCCTCCCCCAGCAGCAGATCAGCGAGGATGTAGCTCCCAAAGCAGTGGAGCATAGCACAGAGCCAGGAGGCAAAAGGACTCTTCCGGGACATCTCCACGGCTCCTGTGAAAAAATATTGGGAATCACGGAGTCACcagtgttggaagggaccctcaaggCCATCGAGTCCAGCCTCAGTGAGAAGATGGATCTAGCAATTAAGCAGGAACTTCAAGACCCACTAAGAGAGAGGCTCGAGGCGCGTGTTCTCCCACAAAGTAACtcaaagaaaagtaaaacaaaacacaaaagtgtGAAGCCCAAACAAGTACCAGCGATGGTCAATAAATGATCACAGCCTGTGGACCCCCAAAGGTTTCACGTGAACAGAGTCATTAGAAGTTTATGAACTGGCTGAGAGTTTCTCTCCTTTATTTGCTGCTAccagaaagaatatttttttcccttgaaatcaATGTCTTTTTAcagtctaaaaataaaatgcatactAGTACCATTCTCTCCACTGCTTAAACCTAGGTGCCCTCTAGAATTCATGAACAATCTGTTCATCTCTTTCATTCATAAGATAACCTGCAAAAATAGAACAGGAAATCTTTATTTGAGAGAAGAGGATTTGAGGGTTCTTCCCTAC
Protein-coding regions in this window:
- the TMEM38A gene encoding trimeric intracellular cation channel type A, whose amino-acid sequence is MDLAEALPLGELAAAFAALPVFPLFDTAYFIISVLYLKYEPGAVEMSRKSPFASWLCAMLHCFGSYILADLLLGEAPIGYFSHNSSVILATGVWYLMFFCPMNLFYKCVSFLPVKLIFVAMKEVVRVRKIAAGVHHAHHLYHHGWFVMMATGWVKGSGVALMSNFEQLLRGVWKPETNEILHMSFPTKASLYGTVLFTLQQTHWLPISEANLIFFFTMFMIVCKVFMTATHSHASPFAPLENLVCPVLFGSVSSGHPSHHHDHHGASHEVSHPPPPPPAAKSKEELNEGTRKRKAKKAE